In Arachis hypogaea cultivar Tifrunner chromosome 2, arahy.Tifrunner.gnm2.J5K5, whole genome shotgun sequence, a genomic segment contains:
- the LOC112747329 gene encoding methyl-CpG-binding domain-containing protein 4: MKGAQENSHSKTPSTSAKRSGSSLGSVDEYAAQCKNCMKWRVIDTQEEFEEIRSKFIDEPFYCSKRGKSCDDPADLEYDSTRTWVMDKPNLPKAPEGFRRTLVLRKDYSKLDAYYITPTGKKLRTRNEIAVYLKDHPEHKGVSVTDFDFSSPKVMQDTVPEYFEQKDSATKRPKVVFKDEA, translated from the exons ATGAAGGGAGCTCAAGAAAACTCTCACTCCAAAACCCCATCTACTTCCGCCaag AGATCAGGATCAAGCCTTGGTTCAGTTGATGAGTATGCTGCACAATGCAAGAATTGCATGAAATGGAGAGTGATTGATACTCAGGAAGAGTTTGAGGAGATTCGAAGCAAATTCATTGATGAACCATTTTATTGCAGTAAAAGGGGCAAGTCCTGTGATGACCCTGCTGATTTGGAATATGATTCAACTCGGACATGGGTCATGGACAAGCCTAACCTCCCTAAGGCTCCAGAAGGTTTCAGGAGAACCTTGGTGCTGAGAAAAGATTACTCTAAGTTGGATGCTTACTACATCACTCCCACAGGGAAAAAGCTAAGAACCCGCAATGAAATTGCTGTGTATCTGAAAGATCATCCGGAACACAAAGGCGTGTCTGTTACAGATTTTGATTTTTCATCCCCAAAGGTAATGCAAGACACCGTCCCGGAGTATTTTGAGCAGAAGGATTCAGCTACCAAAAGGCCTAAGGTGGTATTCAAAGATGAAGCTTGA